ctctagccaatggacgtctagaagcttgcaagtgagctagacttccaattcttcccgcctttctacttaaagcatccgctacaatattcgccttccccggatgatacaaagtagtaatgtcgtagtccttcagtagttccatccatctcctctgtctcaagttcaaatctttctgagtaaagacatactgtaggctacgatgatccgtatatacctcacacttaaccccatataaatagtgtctccattgctttaatgcaaacactaccgcggccaattccaagtcatgagttggatagttatgttcatgcacttttaattgccttgaagcataagcaatcacatttttttcttgcattagcactgcacccaaacctgaataggatgcatcacaatagacaatgaaattcttaccttccactggcaaggtaaggataggtgcggtagtcaacaaagtcttaagtttctgaaagctttcctcacactcatccgaccatacaaatggaacattttgcttagtcaagttcgtcaattgggaagcaatagaagagaatcctttgaaaaatcggcggtaatagctagctaaaccaacaaagctccttatttctgacacattagtgggtcttacccaattcttcactgtctcaatcttagaaggatccaccatcactccatccttagaaaccacgtgccccaagaaggacactgcatctagccaaaactcacacttagagaacttggcataaagctttttctccctcaacatttccaatacaattctcaaatgctcctcatgttccttcttacttttagagtatatcagtatatcatcaataaacacgatcacaaagagatccaaatatggcttaaaaatcccgttcatcaagctcatgaacgcagcaggggcattcgtaagaccaaaagacatcactacaaattcataatgcccatacctagttcgaaaagcagtctttggcacatccgctgcccgtattttcaattgatgataaccggatctcaagtcgatCTTAGaaaagacacaagcaccttgtagttgatcgaacaagtcatcaatgcgaggaagaagatacttgttcttaatcgttaccttgttcaactgccggtagtctatgcacatccggaaactcccatccttcttcttcacaaacaaaaccggagcaccccaaggagatgcacttggtctaatgaaacctttgctcaacaactcttgaagttgggcctttaactctcttaactcggcgggagccattctataagggggtatagaaatggggcgagtacccagttcaagatcgatacagaagtcaatatccctatctggtggcataccaggaagatctgcagggaacacatccaaaaactcacggactaccgaaaccgactcaatcaaaggtacatgggtagtgtcatccttgagatgggccaagaaagctaaacaccctttactaaccattttcttagcatgaagaaaggagatgatacgcaccggattggaaatGTAGTCCCCCTCCcgcactaacggatctgtcccaggcttggctaacgtcacagttttagcattacaatccaagatcgcaaattgcggagaaagccaagtcatacccagaattacatcaaaatcatccatttctaagataaccaaatccacataagtgttgctccccacaaaattcaccaaacaagacctatataccttttcaactaccacagactctcccacaggagtagaaacatgaataggcatgtcaagtaattcacaatgcaAATTTAGatcattagcaaatgaggaagatacataagaaaatatggatccgggatcaaacaatacagaagccatgcaatcacaaaccaaaagcttacttgtgatgacagcatcagacgcctccgcttcagaccgcccagggaaagcgtaacaatgggccctatcatttgtctgtccattgcccctaccatgttgtgatgtaatGGCTCCAGTTTgtccatcacctcggccattttggtgaccaccattacctcgaccaccgcgtcctccagaatgacggcctcttccataaccacctctacctctagataTTGGGGGCcgataactctgttttggacaatatctcttaatatgtccaatctccccacatccatagcactctcggggttcatgcataggtctctcagagaggTGTTggccggtctgaggtggacccccaactacagtctgtagtgaagactgaatgggtcgaattGAGTAACCTCCGAAACTCTGTCCTCTAGAGTAGGatccactaaactcacctcccttttgaaacctttttgatgtcgatgtcgaggtgaagtcatcgggcttcactccttccacctctatcacgaagtctaccacttcttggaaggattttgccgtagccgctacctgtaaggccgaaatccgcaactctgacctcaaccccttcacaaaccggcgaatccgctcttgtggactaaaacaaagttgcgtggcatatctggatagtgcgcgaaacctagcctcatatgcattgaccgtcatcctaccttgctctaggctcaagaactcatccctcttcctatccctcaaagtccgtgGGAtgtacttctccataaacaagctagagaatgaggcccaagtcataggtgttgcctctgtcggttgacactcaacatgtgatcgccaccacattttagcgttcccttgaaactgataactcacgaactcaacaccaaaccgttctactatacccatcttgtgtcgtaactcatgacagtcaaccagaaaatcgtaagcatcctccgattccgcacccttgaagactggaggtttcaatttcaagaacttactgaaaagttcatgttgatcatttgtcattataggcccagtagtcagacgtggaaacgtgcctatgtccaatgaggcatccatacgaggggctatagtggctgcatgttgtacctccggaacctgaggtgctggtgcagaaaacactgggggtgtctggccctgatcagataacccgctaagataaaccagaacctgattaatcatctctggggtaggttggggtggcgtttcctcattctgcacttgttcattctccccatccccCATCTCTTactacctcctcagtcggtggaggaatcaccgccctagcatcagatggactaggagcttgtcctcttcctctagaggacgtcctcccacgacctctaccacggcctcttgtcgctgttctccctcgagccacagccccagtggctggctcagttgtttcttgtcttgccggtgttggtgttggtgcggtcgttgctctagttctaaccatctgcgaaaagagtgaagatggtcagataccaatttgtatcacctagataccaattggattcaagtaatagcacgaaagaaagaaagaaagaatgaaatttttctaaagtcttatagcctctcaaagaaaagtaaaggcgtccccctaccgttccttaagactctactagactcgttcttgtgtgatgagaccaacgaacctaatgctctgataccaagtttgtcacgacccaaaaccaagccgcgactggcacccacatttaccctcctatgtgagcgaaccaaccaatctaaaccttaacatttcaacatatataaacagaaagtaatgcggaagacttaactcattaataaaatcaaatcaataactattattatccccaaaatctggaagtcatcaccacaaggaTCAAATTAATatctaagagtattctaaaaagctaaaaattacataagaagctagtccataccGGAAgtaaggcatcaagacttgaaaaagaagaagatccagtccaagctagaagcattagctcaccctgaatttccgatgtagtaaagactggcttgaattactgttgagtcaaagacgacggcacgtttgctgcacgccacaaatacaaagaagaaaacataaaagtaggggtcagtacaaagcacgggtactgagtagatatcatcggccaactcaaaatagaagacaatatatattaagcaatatcataaaatcaactatgatactcaacatgtagcaacaacaagtactatatcattaacaattaccgtcaagttcacacatgaggactcaagcctcaataccatactcatttgggaattagattcattaaagtgagtatattagcatctttcaagattcattatgtttattcccctcgtgtcggtacgtgacactccgttccatatactatcctggtgtcggaacgtgacactccgatcctctttctatcctggtaccggaacgtggcacccgatccatatactatcctggtgtcggaacgtgacactccgatcctcattctatcctggtaccggaacgtggcacccgatccatatactatcctggtgtcgaaacgtgacactccgatcctcattctatcctggtaccggaacgtggcacccgatcctctatctctatcctggtaccggaacgtggcacccgatcccctaatctcaccactttcgttcatcaagccttcttttataccaaggcatcatcattaacaaagtagattagggtttcttttcaagatttgggattcaataacttcatcatgcttatttattcacaatttcataatcatattcatgcaagcatacaattaagcatatagaagggtttacaatattactaacacatatcattcgctattaagagtttactacgaatagtgtgaaaaccataacctacctccaccgaagaattgaaatcaagcaagttaatcctcaaagctgcTTTGTTCCTCAGGCACGACGAgccatcacaggctgcgtaaccctggctggatcggatttctgttaaatgttttaatgggtgttttggactattcctgctataattataaatttagtgggttaatgttaataatttaattacttgg
The DNA window shown above is from Solanum lycopersicum chromosome 11, SLM_r2.1 and carries:
- the LOC138339665 gene encoding uncharacterized protein is translated as MGDGENEQVQNEETPPQPTPEMINQVLVYLSGLSDQGQTPPVFSAPAPQVPEVQHAATIAPRMDASLDIGTFPRLTTGPIMTNDQHELFSKFLKLKPPVFKGAESEDAYDFLVDCHELRHKMGIVERFGVEFVSYQFQGNAKMWWRSHVECQPTEATPMTWASFSSLFMEKYIPRTLRDRKRDEFLSLEQGRMTVNAYEARFRALSRYATQLCFSPQERIRRFVKGLRSELRISALQVAATAKSFQEVVDFVIEVEGVKPDDFTSTSTSKRFQKGGEFSGSYSRGQSFGGYSIRPIQSSLQTVVGGPPQTGQHLSERPMHEPRECYGCGEIGHIKRYCPKQSYRPPISRGRGGYGRGRHSGGRGGRGNGGHQNGRGDGQTGAITSQHGRGNGQTNDRAHCYAFPGRSEAEASDAVITSKLLVCDCMASVLFDPGSIFSYVSSSFANDLNLHCELLDMPIHVSTPVGESVVVEKVYRSCLVNFVGSNTYVDLVILEMDDFDVILGMTWLSPQFAILDCNAKTVTLAKPGTDPLVREGDYISNPVRIISFLHAKKMVSKGCLAFLAHLKDDTTHVPLIESVSVVREFLDVFPADLPGMPPDRDIDFCIDLELGTRPISIPPYRMAPAELRELKAQLQELLSKGFIRPSASPWGAPVLFVKKKDGSFRMCIDYRQLNKVTIKNKYLLPRIDDLFDQLQGACVFSKIDLRSGYHQLKIRAADVPKTAFRTRYGHYEFVVMSFGLTNAPAAFMSLMNGIFKPYLDLFVIVFIDDILIYSKSKKEHEEHLRIVLEMLREKKLYAKFSKCEFWLDAVSFLGHVVSKDGVMVDPSKIETVKNWVRPTNVSEIRSFVGLASYYRRFFKGFSSIASQLTNLTKQNVPFVWSDECEESFQKLKTLLTTAPILTLPVEGKNFIVYCDASYSGLGAVLMQEKNVIAYASRQLKVHEHNYPTHDLELAAVVFALKQWRHYLYGVKCEVYTDHRSLQYVFTQKDLNLRQRRWMELLKDYDITTLYHPGKANIVADALSRKAGRIGSLAHLQASRRPLAREVQILANDLMRLEVNEKGGLLACVEARSSFLDKIKGKQFNDEKLIQI